TACTGAACTCTGATAGATGTTCTCCCCTTCGAACATCAAGGACAGGCTACGTTATCTATCAGACATGGTTTATGTCAATTGGATTTACTTTTTATCGAAAGATTTTAGGATACTGAGAGAACTTTTCAATGCTGGGTCTTTTTTTATTTTTTTGAAGAATTGGTTCTTCATAAGGGGCGTGCTTTGCGAAGTTGTTCAGGTAGTGCGGCAGGTTGGGGAAAAGCCGCATTGTTGTACAAAAAATTGAGGGAAAAATTTTCAAGATACCGCAAGTGCAAAAAAAAGAGCGGAAGCAATGCTTCCGCTCTTTTATAATGTCATAGACTATCGACGGCCACCGCGGTCGTCACGACGACCACCATCACGGCCACCACTAGGACGACGGTCATCACGACGGCCACCATCACGGCGATCATCACGACGGCCACCATCACGACGGTCATCACGACCGGCAGGGCGACGCTGTGGGCGTGCAGTGGATTCTGGAGTCCAAGGTGTACCCTGAGCTTCAAGAAGAACTGCTTTGCGGGAAGCACGAACGCGGCCATCGTTAATTTCGATAACCTTAACTTTCATGTCTTCGCCGAGGGATACGAGGTCTTCTACTTTCTCAACGCGAGCAATGTCGAGCTGGGAGATGTGTACAAGAGCCTCAATGTTAGGAAGAATCTCAACAATCGCACCGATTTCGAGAATTTTCTTAACTTTACCCATGTAATCTTTACCAAGATCAGCACGCTGGTCGTAGTACTGAACCATTTCGCGAGCCAGCTCAAGAGAATCGAGAGTAGGAGCGAAGATGGTTACTTTACCGCTGTCTTCAATATCAACGGAAGCACCAGTTGCTGCGGTAATAGCTTTGATGTTTTTGCCACCAGGGCCGATGATAACGCGGATAACGTCCGGGTTAACTTCAACAGTAGCAATCTGAGGAGCAAATTTAGAAAGCTCTTCACGGGAAGAAGCAAGCTCTTTTGCCATTTCATCAAGAATGTGCAGACGAGCGTCTTTAGCCTGATTAAGGGCACGAAGCATTACGTCAGCAGGGATACCAGCGATTTTGATGTCCATCTGAATTGAGGTAATACCTTCGGCAGTACCAGCAATTTTAAAGTCCATGTCGCCGAGTGCATCTTCGTCACCGAGAATGTCGGTAAGAACGATGTAATCGTCGCCTTCTTTGATGAGACCCATTGCGATACCGGCAACAGGAGCTTTAACTGGTACGCCTGCGTCCATAAGGGACATACAACCGCCAGTTACAGCTGCCATGGAAGAAGAACCGTTGGATTCCATAGTTTCAGAAACTACGCGAATTGTGAACGGGAAGTCTTCGCTTGCAGGAAGAATAGGACGAAGAGCTCTTTCAGCAAGTGCACCGTGACCGATTTCGCGGCGGGATACACGAACCATTTTAACTTCGCCAACGCAGTACGGTGCAAAGTTGTAATGGAGCATGAAGCGCTTGGTAACGTCACCCATGAGTGAGTCCATGCGCTGCTCGTCAGTGGTAGAACCAAGAGTTGTAACTACTAAAGACTTGGTTTCGCCACGTGCGAAAATAGAAGAACCGTGAGCACGTGGAAGTACGCCGGTTTCAACGATAATTGGACGTACAGTTTTTACGTCACGACCGTCGATACGCAGACCTTCCTGGTGGATACGGGTACGAACAATAGTTTTTTCGAGTCCGCCGAGAATATCGCCAACTTCTTTAAGTGCGGATGGATCTTCTTCGTACTGAGGTTCAGCAGAAAGAGTTTCCATAACCTTAACTTTAACAGCTTTGCGAGCAACTTTGCGTTCCATTTTATCAGCAACCTGAAGAGCGATTTTCAGATCGTCTGTTGCGATTGCTTCAACGCGAGCTTTGAGCTCTTCGTTAGGAACTGGTGCTGTGAATTCGAGTTTCTCTTTACCACAAAGTTCACGGAGCTTGTCCTGAAT
The window above is part of the Halodesulfovibrio sp. MK-HDV genome. Proteins encoded here:
- the pnp gene encoding polyribonucleotide nucleotidyltransferase is translated as MENKFGAQRLTATIGGKEITFETGRLANHADGSVWVQCGGTVVLVTACTQPTERDLGFFPLTVEYSEKMYAAGRIPGSFFRREMGRPSERETLCARVIDRPIRPMFPKGFKDEVQILANVISSDQLNESDVLALTGASTALSISSVPFNGPIAGARVCRVGDKFILNPDVNEQVGADLNLVFAASRDAVVMVEGEAQFVPEAVVAEALSWGHKEIAPLFDIQDKLRELCGKEKLEFTAPVPNEELKARVEAIATDDLKIALQVADKMERKVARKAVKVKVMETLSAEPQYEEDPSALKEVGDILGGLEKTIVRTRIHQEGLRIDGRDVKTVRPIIVETGVLPRAHGSSIFARGETKSLVVTTLGSTTDEQRMDSLMGDVTKRFMLHYNFAPYCVGEVKMVRVSRREIGHGALAERALRPILPASEDFPFTIRVVSETMESNGSSSMAAVTGGCMSLMDAGVPVKAPVAGIAMGLIKEGDDYIVLTDILGDEDALGDMDFKIAGTAEGITSIQMDIKIAGIPADVMLRALNQAKDARLHILDEMAKELASSREELSKFAPQIATVEVNPDVIRVIIGPGGKNIKAITAATGASVDIEDSGKVTIFAPTLDSLELAREMVQYYDQRADLGKDYMGKVKKILEIGAIVEILPNIEALVHISQLDIARVEKVEDLVSLGEDMKVKVIEINDGRVRASRKAVLLEAQGTPWTPESTARPQRRPAGRDDRRDGGRRDDRRDGGRRDDRRPSGGRDGGRRDDRGGRR